The Callospermophilus lateralis isolate mCalLat2 chromosome 3, mCalLat2.hap1, whole genome shotgun sequence genome has a segment encoding these proteins:
- the Slc25a29 gene encoding mitochondrial basic amino acids transporter isoform X1, with the protein MALDFLAGCAGGVAGVLVGHPFDTVKVRLQVQSVEKPQYRGTLHCFQTIIKQESVLGLYKGLGSPLMGLTFINALVFGVQGNTLRALGQDSPLNQFLAGAAAGAIQCVICCPMELAKTRLQLQDAGPARTYKGSLDCLAQIYQREGVRGVNRGMASTLLRETPSFGVYFLTYDVLTRMLGCEPGDRLLVPKLLLAGGTSGIMSWLSTYPVDVVKSRLQADGLRGAPRYSGILDCVRQSYQAEGWRVFTRGLASTLLRAFPVNAATFATVTVVLSYARGEEARPEGEAAPAAPAGPALAQPSSL; encoded by the exons GTGTGGCAGGCGTGCTTGTGGGACACCCATTTGACACCGTCAAG GTACGACTCCAGGTGCAGAGTGTGGAGAAGCCCCAGTACCGAGGGACCCTACACTGTTTCCAGACCATCATCAAGCAAGAGAGT GTGCTGGGCCTTTACAAGGGCCTGGGCTCGCCGCTCATGGGGCTTACCTTCATCAACGCGCTCGTGTTCGGGGTGCAAGGCAATACTCTCCGGGCCCTGGGCCAGGACTCGCCGCTGAACCAGTTCCTGGCTGGCGCGGCAGCGGGCGCCATCCAGTGCGTCATCTGCTGCCCCATGGAGCTGGCTAAGACTCGGCTGCAGCTGCAGGACGCCGGTCCAGCCCGTACCTACAAGGGCTCGCTGGACTGCCTGGCGCAGATCTACCAGCGCGAGGGCGTGCGCGGCGTCAACCGGGGCATGGCATCCACGCTGCTGCGGGAGACGCCCAGCTTCGGCGTGTACTTCCTCACCTACGACGTGCTCACGCGCATGCTAGGCTGCGAGCCCGGCGATCGCCTGCTCGTGCCCAAGCTGCTGCTGGCCGGCGGAACGTCGGGCATCATGTCCTGGCTGTCCACCTACCCGGTGGACGTAGTCAAGTCGCGGCTGCAGGCTGATGGGCTGCGGGGCGCCCCGCGCTACAGCGGGATCCTCGACTGCGTGCGCCAGAGCTACCAGGCCGAGGGCTGGCGCGTCTTCACGCGAGGGCTGGCCTCCACGCTGCTGCGCGCCTTCCCTGTCAACGCCGCCACCTTCGCCACTGTCACCGTGGTTCTCAGCTACGCCAGAGGAGAGGAGGCCCGGCCTGAGGGCGAGGCCGCGCCAGCTGCCCCCGCAGGGCCCGCCCTGGCCCAGCCCTCCAGCCTGTGA
- the Slc25a29 gene encoding mitochondrial basic amino acids transporter isoform X2 codes for MGLTFINALVFGVQGNTLRALGQDSPLNQFLAGAAAGAIQCVICCPMELAKTRLQLQDAGPARTYKGSLDCLAQIYQREGVRGVNRGMASTLLRETPSFGVYFLTYDVLTRMLGCEPGDRLLVPKLLLAGGTSGIMSWLSTYPVDVVKSRLQADGLRGAPRYSGILDCVRQSYQAEGWRVFTRGLASTLLRAFPVNAATFATVTVVLSYARGEEARPEGEAAPAAPAGPALAQPSSL; via the coding sequence ATGGGGCTTACCTTCATCAACGCGCTCGTGTTCGGGGTGCAAGGCAATACTCTCCGGGCCCTGGGCCAGGACTCGCCGCTGAACCAGTTCCTGGCTGGCGCGGCAGCGGGCGCCATCCAGTGCGTCATCTGCTGCCCCATGGAGCTGGCTAAGACTCGGCTGCAGCTGCAGGACGCCGGTCCAGCCCGTACCTACAAGGGCTCGCTGGACTGCCTGGCGCAGATCTACCAGCGCGAGGGCGTGCGCGGCGTCAACCGGGGCATGGCATCCACGCTGCTGCGGGAGACGCCCAGCTTCGGCGTGTACTTCCTCACCTACGACGTGCTCACGCGCATGCTAGGCTGCGAGCCCGGCGATCGCCTGCTCGTGCCCAAGCTGCTGCTGGCCGGCGGAACGTCGGGCATCATGTCCTGGCTGTCCACCTACCCGGTGGACGTAGTCAAGTCGCGGCTGCAGGCTGATGGGCTGCGGGGCGCCCCGCGCTACAGCGGGATCCTCGACTGCGTGCGCCAGAGCTACCAGGCCGAGGGCTGGCGCGTCTTCACGCGAGGGCTGGCCTCCACGCTGCTGCGCGCCTTCCCTGTCAACGCCGCCACCTTCGCCACTGTCACCGTGGTTCTCAGCTACGCCAGAGGAGAGGAGGCCCGGCCTGAGGGCGAGGCCGCGCCAGCTGCCCCCGCAGGGCCCGCCCTGGCCCAGCCCTCCAGCCTGTGA